The Euphorbia lathyris chromosome 3, ddEupLath1.1, whole genome shotgun sequence genome contains a region encoding:
- the LOC136224065 gene encoding ent-kaur-16-ene synthase, chloroplastic-like isoform X3, with translation MYLYLVVLLPMILLGSWMQGNEEIFLDPGSCAMAFRLLRKNGYAISSDCLAEFEKKEIFYHSSSANSAHESDTKSILELYKASQMKILQNEPVLDRIYDWTSIFLRDQLVKGLIENKSLYAEVNFALGHPYANLDRLETRSYIDNYNPLLKTSYRSSNIDNRDLLTIASQDFKMCQALHREELDYLDRWDDHLTIGFKSEKVEIIFNAFYGTINELAAKARLQQGRCVRSHLINLWILVMKNMLKEAEWARYNLVPTMYEYLAAGHVTIGLGVVLLIPLYFMGSQLSEDVIASQEYNSIYLHVSIIGRLLNDSATVKRESAEGKLNGVSLLMEHGRGAVDEETSMKEVERLIESHKRELLRLIVDKKEGSVVPKSCKDLFWGLSKVLHLTYMDDDGFTSPVKMVNAADVIVNQPILLTP, from the exons ATCATGGATGCAAGGGAATGAAGAAATATTTTTAGATCCTGGAAGTTGTGCAATGGCGTTTCGGCTACTGAGAAAGAATGGTTATGCTATTTCTTCAG ATTGCTTGGCAGAGTTTGAGAAAAAAGAGATTTTTTACCATTCATCATCAGCTAATAGTGCACATGAAAGTGATACAAAGTCTATCCTTGAGCTATACAAAGCATCCCAGATGAAAATTCTGCAAAATGAACCTGTCCTTGATAGAATTTATGATTGGACAAGCATTTTTCTGAGGGATCAGTTAGTGAAAGGGTTAATTGAAAACAAGAGTTTGTATGCAGAGGTTAATTTTGCTTTGGGACATCCTTATGCTAATTTGGATAGACTTGAAACCCGTTCTTACATTGACAATTATAACCCACTTCTTAAGACATCATACAG GTCTTCCAATATTGATAACAGAGATCTGTTGACAATTGCATCCCAAGATTTTAAGATGTGCCAAGCCTTGCATCGCGAGGAACTTGATTATCTTGATAG ATGGGATGATCACTTAACGATTGGATTCAAGTCTGAAAAAGTGGAGATAATATTTAATGCATTTTATGGCACAATCAATGAACTTGCCGCCAAAGCCAGATTACAACAAGGCCGATGCGTTCGAagtcacttaattaattta TGGATATTAGTGATGAAAAATATGCTAAAGGAGGCAGAATGGGCAAGATACAATTTGGTCCCTACAATGTACGAGTACTTGGCAGCAGGACATGTAACTATTGGGTTAGGAGTTGTGCTTCTTATTCCACTTTATTTCATGGGGTCTCAACTTTCTGAAGATGTTATAGCAAGTCAAGAATACAATAGTATTTATTTACATGTCAGCATCATTGGCCGACTTCTAAACGATAGCGCCACTGTTAAG AGAGAAAGTGCAGAAGGAAAATTGAATGGTGTGAGTTTATTGATGGAACATGGTCGAGGAGCTGTTGATGAGGAAACGAGTATGAAGGAAGTAGAAAGACTGATTGAGAGTCATAAGAGAGAATTGTTAAGGTTAATTGTGGATAAAAAAGAAGGTAGTGTTGTCCCTAAAAGCTGCAAAGATCTATTTTGGGGACTTAGCAAGGTTTTGCACCTTACATATATGGATGATGATGGATTTACATCTCCTGTTAAGATGGTTAATGCTGCTGATGTTATTGTTAATCAGCCTATCCTTTTAACTCCTTAG
- the LOC136224065 gene encoding acyclic sesquiterpene synthase-like isoform X1 yields MYLYLVVLLPMILLGSWMQGNEEIFLDPGSCAMAFRLLRKNGYAISSDCLAEFEKKEIFYHSSSANSAHESDTKSILELYKASQMKILQNEPVLDRIYDWTSIFLRDQLVKGLIENKSLYAEVNFALGHPYANLDRLETRSYIDNYNPLLKTSYRSSNIDNRDLLTIASQDFKMCQALHREELDYLDRWVKEYKLDTLKFARQRTAYGFITIAAILSDPQHSDVRTPWAQNTALLTIIDDFFDYDGSMEELHNLIDLFHKWDDHLTIGFKSEKVEIIFNAFYGTINELAAKARLQQGRCVRSHLINLWILVMKNMLKEAEWARYNLVPTMYEYLAAGHVTIGLGVVLLIPLYFMGSQLSEDVIASQEYNSIYLHVSIIGRLLNDSATVKRESAEGKLNGVSLLMEHGRGAVDEETSMKEVERLIESHKRELLRLIVDKKEGSVVPKSCKDLFWGLSKVLHLTYMDDDGFTSPVKMVNAADVIVNQPILLTP; encoded by the exons ATCATGGATGCAAGGGAATGAAGAAATATTTTTAGATCCTGGAAGTTGTGCAATGGCGTTTCGGCTACTGAGAAAGAATGGTTATGCTATTTCTTCAG ATTGCTTGGCAGAGTTTGAGAAAAAAGAGATTTTTTACCATTCATCATCAGCTAATAGTGCACATGAAAGTGATACAAAGTCTATCCTTGAGCTATACAAAGCATCCCAGATGAAAATTCTGCAAAATGAACCTGTCCTTGATAGAATTTATGATTGGACAAGCATTTTTCTGAGGGATCAGTTAGTGAAAGGGTTAATTGAAAACAAGAGTTTGTATGCAGAGGTTAATTTTGCTTTGGGACATCCTTATGCTAATTTGGATAGACTTGAAACCCGTTCTTACATTGACAATTATAACCCACTTCTTAAGACATCATACAG GTCTTCCAATATTGATAACAGAGATCTGTTGACAATTGCATCCCAAGATTTTAAGATGTGCCAAGCCTTGCATCGCGAGGAACTTGATTATCTTGATAG GTGGGTGAAAGAATACAAATTGGACACTCTGAAGTTTGCAAGGCAGAGGACTGCCTATGGTTTTATTACAATTGCTGCAATACTTTCGGATCCTCAGCACTCTGATGTTCGAACCCCATGGGCACAAAACACTGCTTTGCTCACAATTATTGATGATTTCTTTGATTATGACGGTTCAATGGAGGAACTACATAACCTTATTGACCTTTTTCACAA ATGGGATGATCACTTAACGATTGGATTCAAGTCTGAAAAAGTGGAGATAATATTTAATGCATTTTATGGCACAATCAATGAACTTGCCGCCAAAGCCAGATTACAACAAGGCCGATGCGTTCGAagtcacttaattaattta TGGATATTAGTGATGAAAAATATGCTAAAGGAGGCAGAATGGGCAAGATACAATTTGGTCCCTACAATGTACGAGTACTTGGCAGCAGGACATGTAACTATTGGGTTAGGAGTTGTGCTTCTTATTCCACTTTATTTCATGGGGTCTCAACTTTCTGAAGATGTTATAGCAAGTCAAGAATACAATAGTATTTATTTACATGTCAGCATCATTGGCCGACTTCTAAACGATAGCGCCACTGTTAAG AGAGAAAGTGCAGAAGGAAAATTGAATGGTGTGAGTTTATTGATGGAACATGGTCGAGGAGCTGTTGATGAGGAAACGAGTATGAAGGAAGTAGAAAGACTGATTGAGAGTCATAAGAGAGAATTGTTAAGGTTAATTGTGGATAAAAAAGAAGGTAGTGTTGTCCCTAAAAGCTGCAAAGATCTATTTTGGGGACTTAGCAAGGTTTTGCACCTTACATATATGGATGATGATGGATTTACATCTCCTGTTAAGATGGTTAATGCTGCTGATGTTATTGTTAATCAGCCTATCCTTTTAACTCCTTAG
- the LOC136224065 gene encoding acyclic sesquiterpene synthase-like isoform X2, with amino-acid sequence MQGNEEIFLDPGSCAMAFRLLRKNGYAISSDCLAEFEKKEIFYHSSSANSAHESDTKSILELYKASQMKILQNEPVLDRIYDWTSIFLRDQLVKGLIENKSLYAEVNFALGHPYANLDRLETRSYIDNYNPLLKTSYRSSNIDNRDLLTIASQDFKMCQALHREELDYLDRWVKEYKLDTLKFARQRTAYGFITIAAILSDPQHSDVRTPWAQNTALLTIIDDFFDYDGSMEELHNLIDLFHKWDDHLTIGFKSEKVEIIFNAFYGTINELAAKARLQQGRCVRSHLINLWILVMKNMLKEAEWARYNLVPTMYEYLAAGHVTIGLGVVLLIPLYFMGSQLSEDVIASQEYNSIYLHVSIIGRLLNDSATVKRESAEGKLNGVSLLMEHGRGAVDEETSMKEVERLIESHKRELLRLIVDKKEGSVVPKSCKDLFWGLSKVLHLTYMDDDGFTSPVKMVNAADVIVNQPILLTP; translated from the exons ATGCAAGGGAATGAAGAAATATTTTTAGATCCTGGAAGTTGTGCAATGGCGTTTCGGCTACTGAGAAAGAATGGTTATGCTATTTCTTCAG ATTGCTTGGCAGAGTTTGAGAAAAAAGAGATTTTTTACCATTCATCATCAGCTAATAGTGCACATGAAAGTGATACAAAGTCTATCCTTGAGCTATACAAAGCATCCCAGATGAAAATTCTGCAAAATGAACCTGTCCTTGATAGAATTTATGATTGGACAAGCATTTTTCTGAGGGATCAGTTAGTGAAAGGGTTAATTGAAAACAAGAGTTTGTATGCAGAGGTTAATTTTGCTTTGGGACATCCTTATGCTAATTTGGATAGACTTGAAACCCGTTCTTACATTGACAATTATAACCCACTTCTTAAGACATCATACAG GTCTTCCAATATTGATAACAGAGATCTGTTGACAATTGCATCCCAAGATTTTAAGATGTGCCAAGCCTTGCATCGCGAGGAACTTGATTATCTTGATAG GTGGGTGAAAGAATACAAATTGGACACTCTGAAGTTTGCAAGGCAGAGGACTGCCTATGGTTTTATTACAATTGCTGCAATACTTTCGGATCCTCAGCACTCTGATGTTCGAACCCCATGGGCACAAAACACTGCTTTGCTCACAATTATTGATGATTTCTTTGATTATGACGGTTCAATGGAGGAACTACATAACCTTATTGACCTTTTTCACAA ATGGGATGATCACTTAACGATTGGATTCAAGTCTGAAAAAGTGGAGATAATATTTAATGCATTTTATGGCACAATCAATGAACTTGCCGCCAAAGCCAGATTACAACAAGGCCGATGCGTTCGAagtcacttaattaattta TGGATATTAGTGATGAAAAATATGCTAAAGGAGGCAGAATGGGCAAGATACAATTTGGTCCCTACAATGTACGAGTACTTGGCAGCAGGACATGTAACTATTGGGTTAGGAGTTGTGCTTCTTATTCCACTTTATTTCATGGGGTCTCAACTTTCTGAAGATGTTATAGCAAGTCAAGAATACAATAGTATTTATTTACATGTCAGCATCATTGGCCGACTTCTAAACGATAGCGCCACTGTTAAG AGAGAAAGTGCAGAAGGAAAATTGAATGGTGTGAGTTTATTGATGGAACATGGTCGAGGAGCTGTTGATGAGGAAACGAGTATGAAGGAAGTAGAAAGACTGATTGAGAGTCATAAGAGAGAATTGTTAAGGTTAATTGTGGATAAAAAAGAAGGTAGTGTTGTCCCTAAAAGCTGCAAAGATCTATTTTGGGGACTTAGCAAGGTTTTGCACCTTACATATATGGATGATGATGGATTTACATCTCCTGTTAAGATGGTTAATGCTGCTGATGTTATTGTTAATCAGCCTATCCTTTTAACTCCTTAG